One window from the genome of Oreochromis niloticus isolate F11D_XX linkage group LG20, O_niloticus_UMD_NMBU, whole genome shotgun sequence encodes:
- the adora1b gene encoding adenosine receptor A1b, with protein sequence MAGTLFSVDSVYIGMEVVIAVASVIGNVMVVWAVKINKSLRDTTFCFIVSLALADIAVGALVIPLAITINIGLQTHFYSCLLVACTVLVLTQSSILALLAIAIDRYLRVKIPTRYKRVVTPRRAALAVVICWTVAFIVGLTPMLGWNNLKRCQENGSISSDLITTCKFENVISMDYMVYFNFFGWVLPPLLLMLFIYAEIFYMIHKQLNNKKLNTSHADPNRYYDKELNLAKSLALVLFLFAVSWLPLHIINCITLFCPERNKPKVVLYIAILLTHGNSAVNPIVYAFRIKKFRSAFRKIWQQYFCCKDTSALETQASDRKEMPTLDLQQATPPLSPQTEIPKPQPLSEPQQNQKAESPQKHKGQPSLLGQNAA encoded by the exons ATGGCCGGGACACTCTTCTCAGTGGACTCAGTCTACATAGGAATGGAGGTGGTAATTGCTGTGGCGTCTGTAATCGGGAATGTGATGGTGGTCTGGGCGGTGAAGATTAATAAATCGTTGCGAGATACCAcgttttgttttattgtctccCTGGCTCTGGCGGATATTGCAGTGGGAGCACTCGTCATCCCTTTGGCCATTACTATCAACATCGGACTCCAAACTCACTTTTACAGCTGCCTGCTTGTGGCGTGCACGGTGCTGGTGCTGACGCAAAGTTCGATCCTGGCCCTCTTGGCTATTGCAATTGACCGCTATCTCAGGGTCAAAATCCCGACCAG GTATAAGCGGGTGGTGACCCCTCGGCGAGCGGCACTGGCAGTCGTGATATGTTGGACGGTAGCGTTTATTGTGGGACTCACACCCATGTTAGGCTGGAACAACCTGAAGCGCTGCCAGGAGAACGGCTCCATCAGCTCCGACCTCATTACCACGTGCAAGTTTGAAAATGTCATCAGCATGGACTACATGGTCTATTTTAACTTTTTTGGCTGGGTGCTCCCACCTCTGCTGCTCATGCTGTTCATCTATGCAGAAATCTTCTACATGATCCACAAGCAGCTTAACAATAAGAAGCTGAACACCAGTCACGCAGACCCCAACAGGTACTATGACAAAGAGCTGAATCTTGCTAAATCCCTTGCTCTTGTCCTCTTTCTCTTTGCTGTGAGTTGGCTCCCCCTCCACATCATCAACTGCATCACACTCTTTTGTCCTGAGCGTAACAAGCCCAAAGTCGTCCTCTACATTGCCATCCTGCTCACCCACGGCAACTCTGCGGTCAACCCAATTGTCTACGCTTTCCGCATTAAGAAGTTCCGCTCAGCCTTCCGGAAAATCTGGCAGCAGTACTTCTGCTGCAAGGACACATCGGCTCTGGAGACCCAGGCCAGTGACAGGAAAGAGATGCCAACGTTAGACCTACAGCAGGCAACACCGCCTCTTTCTCCTCAGACAGAAATCCCTAAACCTCAGCCTCTGTCTGAGCCGCAGCAAAACCAGAAGGCCGAATCACCTCAAAAACATAAAGGACAGCCATCCTTACTGGGGCAGAATGCAGCCTAA
- the mmp9 gene encoding matrix metalloproteinase-9: MRCCTLLVCLLLGISTQNGWSLPLKSVFVTFPGDIPKNLTDSELAENYLKNFGYMNTVERSGFQSMVSTAKALKRMQRQLGLEETGVLNKETLDAMKKPRCGVPDVANYQTFEGDLKWDHNDVTYRILNYSPDMDSAIIDDAFARAFKVWSDVTPLTFTRLYDGTADIMISFGKKDHGDPYPFDGKDGLLAHAYPPGEGIQGDAHFDDDEFWTLGKGAVVKTRFGNANGATCHFPFSFGGKSYSTCTTEGRTDNLPWCSTTADYDKDKKYGFCPSELLYTFDGNAGGAPCVFPFIFLGEEYDSCTTEGRSDGYRWCATTGNFDQDKKYGFCPSRDIAVIGGNSEGDPCHFPFVFLGKEYHSCTSEGRGDGKLWCSTTDSYDDDQKWGFCPDQGYSLFLVAAHEFGHALGLDHSNIREALMYPMYSYAEDFSLHSDDIAGIQFLYGGRTGPDPTPPNPNPPTAEPTEPTDPTEPTTTTTAVPVDPTKDACKQDTFDTITVIQGELHFFKDGHYWKTSGSSNAELKGPFTISNKWPALPAVIDSAFEDSLTKKLYFFSGTRFWVYTGQNVLGPRSIEKLGLPNNIEKVEGALQRGKGKVLLFSGENFWRLDVKAQTIDKGYPKFTDVVFGGVPNDAHDVFQYQGHTYFCRDRFYWRMNSRRQVDRVGYVKYDLLKCSSDTRY; encoded by the exons ATGAGATGCTGTACTTtacttgtgtgtttacttttgGGCATAAGCACACAAAACGGATGGAGCCTTCCCCTGAAGTCCGTCTTTGTCACCTTTCCAGGAGACATTCCCAAAAACTTGACTGATTCGGAGCTGGCAGAA AATTACCTCAAGAACTTCGGCTACATGAATACTGTGGAACGCAGTGGCTTCCAGTCTATGGTGTCCACCGCCAAGGCTCTGAAGAGGATGCAGAGGCAGCTGGGGCTGGAGGAGACTGGGGTGCTGAATAAAGAAACCCTGGATGCTATGAAAAAACCTCGCTGCGGAGTTCCTGATGTGGCCAACTATCAAACCTTTGAAGGAGACCTCAAGTGGGACCACAACGATGTTACTTACAg GATCCTTAACTATTCCCCAGACATGGATAGCGCTATCATTGACGATGCTTTTGCCAGAGCGTTTAAGGTGTGGAGTGATGTGACCCCTCTGACTTTTACCCGTCTCTATGACGGCACGGCTGACATCATGATATCGTTTGGGAAAAAGG ACCACGGAGACCCCTACCCATTTGATGGTAAGGATGGCCTTCTCGCCCATGCCTACCCCCCTGGTGAGGGTATTCAGGGAGACGCCCACTTCGACGATGATGAGTTCTGGACCCTGGGGAAAGGAGCAG TTGTGAAGACTCGCTTTGGAAATGCAAATGGCGCCACGTGCCACTTCCCCTTCAGTTTTGGGGGCAAATCTTACTCCACCTGCACCACCGAGGGCCGCACAGACAATCTGCCATGGTGTTCCACCACAGCTGACTACGACAAGGACAAGAAATATGGCTTCTGCCCAAGCGAAC TTCTATACACTTTTGATGGAAATGCTGGTGGAGCTCCATGTGTTTTCCCTTTCATCTTTCTGGGTGAGGAGTATGACAGCTGTACCACAGAAGGCCGCAGTGATGGTTACCGCTGGTGTGCCACCACAGGCAACTTTGACCAGGATAAGAAATATGGATTCTGTCCCAGTCGTG ATATAGCTGTAATTGGTGGAAATTCTGAGGGAGATCCCTGCCACTTCCCCTTTGTGTTCCTGGGTAAGGAGTATCACTCATGCACAAGCGAGGGACGAGGAGATGGCAAGCTGTGGTGCAGCACCACTGACAGCTATGATGATGACCAGAAATGGGGCTTCTGTCCTGACCAGG GTTATAGTCTGTTCCTGGTGGCTGCCCACGAATTTGGACATGCTCTTGGCCTGGATCACTCCAACATTAGAGAAGCTCTCATGTACCCCATGTACAGCTATGCTGAAGACTTCTCCTTGCATAGCGATGACATTGCCGGCATTCAGTTTCTCTATG GAGGTAGAACTGGCCCTGATCCCACCCCACCTAACCCCAACCCCCCTACCGCTGAGCCCACTGAGCCCACTGATCCCACTgaacccaccaccaccactactgCAGTACCTGTGGATCCAACCAAAGATGCCTGCAAGCAGGACACATTTGACACCATCACTGTGATTCAAGGAGAACTACATTTCTTCAAGGATGG ACATTACTGGAAGACGTCCGGGAGCAGCAACGCAGAGCTCAAAGGGCCCTTTACTATTTCTAACAAGTGGCCTGCTCTTCCAGCTGTCATCGACTCTGCCTTTGAGGACAGTCTGACCAAGAAATTGTACTTCTTCTCAG ggACCAGATTCTGGGTGTACACAGGACAGAATGTTCTGGGTCCCCGCAGCATTGAGAAACTAGGCCTGCCCAACAACATTGAGAAAGTGGAGGGAGCTCTGCAGAGGGGGAAAGGCAAAGTGCTGCTCTTCAGTGGGGAGAACTTCTGGAG GCTGGATGTGAAGGCCCAGACGATCGACAAGGGCTATCCAAAGTTTACTGATGTTGTCTTTGGTGGTGTCCCCAATGATGCTCATGATGTATTCCAGTACCAAG GTCACACTTACTTCTGCCGGGATCGCTTCTACTGGCGTATGAATTCCCGCAGGCAGGTGGACCGTGTTGGCTATGTCAAATATGACCTGCTCAAGTGCTCATCAGACACCCGCTACTGA